One stretch of Alphaproteobacteria bacterium DNA includes these proteins:
- a CDS encoding D-amino-acid transaminase: protein MPRIAYVNGRYIEHRRAAVHVEDRGYQFADGVYEVIHLFRGRLIDEAPHLDRLDRSLGELSIPWPLSRAALVVAMRELVRRNRYATGLLYIQVTRGVAPRDHKFPEETRSALVMTVRPITEFPADMREEGVKVITIDDLRWARCDIKTVALLPNVLGKQAAAEAGAYEAWMCDTDGFVTEGTSSNAWIVTADGTLVTRPAGPDILRGITRQAIIRLAGDMGIAFEERKFSCDEALAAREAFLSNSSHFVTPVTAIDDTVIANGKPGSLSAALHERYMEFMESVPLALGRG, encoded by the coding sequence GTGCCGCGTATTGCCTATGTAAACGGTCGATATATCGAGCACCGTCGTGCTGCCGTGCATGTCGAGGATCGCGGGTATCAGTTTGCCGACGGTGTGTATGAGGTCATCCACCTGTTCCGCGGACGCCTGATCGATGAGGCGCCGCATCTCGACCGACTGGACCGGTCCCTCGGGGAGCTGAGCATCCCCTGGCCGTTGTCGCGAGCGGCGCTTGTTGTAGCCATGCGGGAACTGGTCAGGCGCAACCGCTATGCCACGGGCCTGCTCTACATCCAGGTCACCCGCGGGGTGGCGCCACGCGATCACAAGTTTCCCGAAGAAACGCGTTCGGCCCTGGTCATGACCGTCCGCCCGATTACCGAGTTTCCCGCCGATATGCGCGAGGAAGGCGTCAAGGTCATCACGATTGATGACCTGCGCTGGGCCCGCTGTGACATCAAGACGGTTGCATTGCTGCCCAACGTGCTCGGCAAGCAAGCGGCGGCGGAAGCCGGTGCATATGAGGCGTGGATGTGTGACACGGACGGTTTCGTGACCGAGGGCACATCATCGAATGCGTGGATTGTGACCGCGGACGGGACGCTCGTGACCCGCCCAGCAGGCCCGGACATCCTGCGCGGCATCACGCGCCAGGCCATTATTCGGCTTGCGGGGGATATGGGAATAGCGTTCGAGGAACGAAAGTTCTCCTGCGACGAGGCGCTGGCGGCGCGCGAGGCGTTTTTAAGCAATTCCTCGCACTTTGTGACCCCGGTGACGGCAATCGATGACACGGTCATCGCGAACGGGAAGCCCGGATCGCTGAGCGCGGCGCTACACGAGCGATACATGGAATTCATGGAATCCGTGCCGCTGGCGCTCGGTCGGGGATGA
- the hfq gene encoding RNA chaperone Hfq has translation MAAERSQNVQDVFLNNIRKNKTPVTIFLVNGVKLQGVVTWFDNFCVLLRRDAHSQLVYKHAISTVMPSMPIQLFEPETDEAEAEAAE, from the coding sequence ATGGCTGCAGAACGGTCACAGAATGTCCAGGACGTGTTCCTGAATAACATTCGAAAAAACAAAACTCCGGTCACGATTTTTCTCGTCAATGGCGTAAAACTGCAGGGAGTCGTGACCTGGTTCGACAATTTTTGCGTCTTGCTGCGTCGTGATGCGCACTCGCAACTTGTCTACAAACACGCGATCTCGACGGTGATGCCGTCGATGCCGATCCAGCTCTTCGAGCCGGAAACAGACGAGGCTGAAGCCGAAGCGGCTGAGTAA
- the trkA gene encoding Trk system potassium transporter TrkA, whose protein sequence is MKAIICGGGQVGSSIARELASERVDVTVIDQSPELIRRIRDTLDVTTMIGFASHPDVLEAAGARDADMIVAVTFADEVNMIACQIAHSLFDVPMKIARIRSQAYRNPIWADLFSRDNMPIDVIISPEIEVAKAISRRFTVPGSFEMIPLANDRLRLIGVRCEVDCPILNTPLRQLTTLFPDLRLSIVGIIREGKPMVPTGDDHLEPGDEVYIVIDAEHVPRAMAAFGHQEQEARRVIIIGGGNIGQSLAADIEERFSGITARVIELNKERAEEAANALAKTSVIHGDALDPDILAEAGVSKASTVVAITNDDEVNILASLLAKRYGAERAVTLVNSNTYNPLLAPLGIDVVVNPRVITVSTILQIVRRGRIRSVHSIGENFGEVIEAEALETSSLIGKAINDAKLPTGVIVASILRDDEVLMVTKDTVINVGDRIILFATKDAVRKVEKMFAVRLEFF, encoded by the coding sequence ATGAAAGCGATTATCTGTGGTGGCGGTCAGGTCGGATCGAGTATTGCGCGCGAGCTGGCTTCGGAGCGCGTGGATGTCACTGTTATCGATCAAAGCCCGGAACTGATCCGACGCATACGCGATACGCTGGATGTGACCACAATGATCGGGTTCGCCTCGCATCCCGATGTGCTCGAGGCGGCGGGTGCGCGCGATGCCGACATGATCGTGGCCGTGACGTTTGCCGACGAGGTGAACATGATCGCATGCCAGATCGCGCACTCGCTGTTCGACGTGCCGATGAAAATTGCGCGCATTCGGTCGCAGGCCTACCGCAATCCGATCTGGGCCGACCTTTTCTCACGCGACAATATGCCGATCGACGTGATCATCTCGCCGGAAATCGAAGTCGCGAAAGCGATCAGCCGGCGCTTCACCGTGCCCGGCTCCTTCGAGATGATTCCGCTGGCGAACGACCGGTTGCGGTTGATCGGCGTCCGGTGTGAAGTGGACTGCCCGATCCTGAATACGCCGTTGCGCCAGCTGACGACGCTGTTTCCGGATCTGCGGTTGTCGATCGTCGGCATCATCCGCGAAGGCAAGCCGATGGTGCCGACCGGCGACGATCATCTGGAGCCGGGCGACGAGGTCTATATCGTCATCGATGCCGAGCATGTGCCGCGCGCCATGGCCGCTTTCGGTCATCAGGAGCAGGAGGCGCGCCGGGTCATCATCATCGGCGGCGGCAACATCGGCCAGAGCCTTGCCGCGGATATCGAGGAACGGTTCTCGGGAATTACTGCCCGGGTCATCGAACTGAACAAGGAGCGTGCCGAAGAAGCGGCCAACGCGTTGGCCAAGACCAGTGTCATCCATGGCGATGCGCTCGATCCGGATATCCTGGCGGAGGCCGGCGTCAGCAAGGCGAGCACGGTGGTGGCGATAACCAACGATGACGAGGTCAACATCCTCGCGTCGTTGTTGGCCAAGCGCTACGGGGCCGAACGCGCGGTCACGCTCGTGAACAGCAACACCTACAACCCGTTGCTGGCGCCCCTGGGCATCGATGTCGTGGTCAATCCCCGGGTTATTACCGTCTCGACGATCCTGCAGATCGTGCGCCGCGGCCGCATTCGCTCGGTCCATTCGATCGGAGAAAACTTCGGGGAGGTCATTGAGGCCGAGGCGCTGGAGACGTCGAGCCTCATCGGCAAGGCGATCAACGATGCCAAATTGCCGACGGGCGTCATCGTGGCGTCGATCCTGCGCGATGACGAGGTGCTGATGGTCACCAAGGATACGGTGATCAATGTCGGGGACAGGATCATCCTGTTCGCGACGAAGGATGCCGTGCGCAAGGTCGAGAAAATGTTCGCCGTTCGTCTCGAGTTTTTCTAG
- a CDS encoding sigma-54 dependent transcriptional regulator, with amino-acid sequence MAEDILIVDDEDDIRLLIAGVLEDEGYETRDAANAEQAIEQIAARRPSLVVLDIWLEDSRLDGMELLHLIRREHPNVPVVMISGHGSVETAVQAIKVGAYDYIEKPFKTDRLITIVSRAIEAARLRRENRELRLRAGPETEMVGDSPGIVLLRQGIEKVAPTGSRVLITGPAGSGKEVAARMLHASSRRADQPFVVVNCASMAPDRMEIELFGVESGRTSEAEGRKIGLFEQAHNGTLLLDEVGDMPIETQGKIVRVLQDQTFERVGGGQRIKVDVRVVATTTRDLLEEIRSGEFREDFYYRLNVVPFEIPNLTDRREDIPKLAEHFMRRASEQAGMPPRRIGPDAMTALQAHNWPGNVRQLRNVIEWLLIMSSSDSSASIRPEMLPPEIMDKTPRAFQSSANTEFLGLSLRDAREEFERQYLEAQVNRFGGNISKTATFVGMERSALHRKLKSLGVKGPTVRGME; translated from the coding sequence ATGGCTGAAGATATTCTCATAGTCGACGATGAAGACGATATTCGTCTTCTGATCGCCGGTGTACTCGAGGATGAGGGGTACGAGACCCGCGATGCGGCGAATGCCGAGCAGGCGATCGAGCAGATCGCGGCGCGGCGGCCGAGCCTCGTTGTGCTCGATATCTGGCTCGAGGACAGCCGCCTTGACGGCATGGAGCTTCTGCATCTGATCCGCCGTGAGCATCCGAACGTCCCCGTCGTGATGATCAGCGGGCATGGTTCGGTCGAGACGGCGGTTCAGGCGATCAAGGTCGGGGCCTATGACTATATCGAGAAGCCGTTCAAGACCGACCGGCTCATCACGATCGTCAGCCGCGCGATCGAGGCGGCGCGTCTGCGGCGTGAAAATCGCGAGTTGCGGCTGCGCGCGGGCCCCGAGACCGAGATGGTAGGCGATTCACCCGGCATCGTGCTGCTGCGCCAGGGAATCGAGAAGGTTGCGCCCACCGGCAGCCGGGTTCTGATCACCGGCCCTGCGGGTTCGGGCAAGGAGGTGGCGGCGCGCATGCTGCATGCCAGCTCGCGCCGCGCCGACCAGCCGTTCGTCGTGGTGAACTGTGCGTCCATGGCGCCGGATCGCATGGAAATCGAACTTTTTGGGGTCGAGTCCGGGCGTACCAGCGAGGCGGAAGGTCGCAAGATCGGTCTGTTCGAACAGGCTCATAACGGGACATTGTTGCTCGATGAAGTCGGTGACATGCCGATCGAGACACAGGGGAAGATCGTTCGGGTTTTGCAGGACCAGACCTTCGAGCGGGTCGGCGGAGGTCAACGAATCAAGGTCGACGTGCGTGTTGTTGCCACCACCACCCGCGACCTGCTCGAGGAAATTCGATCAGGCGAGTTCCGCGAGGACTTCTATTACCGGCTGAACGTGGTGCCGTTCGAAATTCCGAACCTGACCGACCGGCGCGAAGACATACCGAAGCTTGCCGAACACTTCATGCGCCGCGCGTCCGAGCAGGCCGGCATGCCGCCGCGCCGGATCGGCCCCGACGCGATGACGGCCTTGCAGGCCCATAACTGGCCCGGCAATGTGCGTCAGTTGCGCAATGTGATCGAATGGCTGTTGATCATGTCATCGAGCGATTCGAGTGCTTCGATTCGCCCCGAGATGCTGCCCCCGGAAATCATGGATAAAACGCCAAGGGCGTTTCAGAGCAGTGCGAATACGGAGTTCCTGGGGTTGTCGCTGCGCGATGCGCGCGAAGAATTCGAGCGGCAGTATCTTGAGGCGCAGGTCAACCGTTTCGGCGGCAATATTTCCAAGACAGCAACCTTTGTCGGAATGGAGCGTTCGGCGCTGCATCGCAAATTGAAGTCGCTTGGCGTAAAAGGGCCCACCGTTCGAGGTATGGAGTAG